A region from the Chitinophaga sp. Cy-1792 genome encodes:
- a CDS encoding gliding motility-associated C-terminal domain-containing protein, with protein MKHLNLYTLLALLIICISPWYASAQCYNNFEETIYIPGYAASGSSIIYTNDGQYLIAGKIASKNLSDTTGMLLQADNTGNVLWCRAISTTTTSGLNMLIPTPDNGYCALGTITINGIPSCWILKFNAMLDIQWQQSITVDNRPITPKSIITMENGGYALVGIANDSTAKSDGVLLVLSSTGDVLASQIYDGGAADGFTSILEYNGQLLITGYTGNTQRDAILMKVDINNGWNNHTTKYAPVAGSDAEGISLYAIPGGYSWSIKSEPTPPTSADVLLYNIKSTVGNNDAVTLTQAFNISGSGVYHCKVLPRQSEAGIAFLTNGPSYATWMSLSAADFTGRHQWSRHYTYARGEFSDFVTTGQHGYAVTGYATAFENGVALMRTDNMGRTGSCAGPTNGSGGGGSSQLAGNSWTWNKTVVPVCNINSVIAAYTDKPTHIELACKYQDCMPAPPTDNGNACATSFTTILKDENYTTEIYDANRTADGDIVTIGTRYSGFSGGPTITKLKPGGNLRWAKQLKNTRFGEDFSGRYQQVINTSDQHFLVGGVEYVGYNHGVSDSAVLMKMDYDGNLIWSKRMATWYADDLKYLFEAENGDYITCHNQDYGHGGCDNAVMRLDKNGNMIWQQKITGWSASNRHIRAMLYEQGSIYLLFDNYIQNLIQSLAVMKLDAATGKLLWTKTITDANNGFTPMGMVLINDVLYIGIGLSIGNDYFDRSMVPVVAKLKGATGEQLPGFKLNNTRMWKNRNVEPFIDYTNVTFTKSADNQLVFARESVAKSGVGYNLMIHKIGTDGTVTWSRDYTQLNNHQINSLRADNAGFIISGFSYGTDIIKEAANEGFVLRVNSAGEIENSSGNCLSQANVAGPGGITTSPNTFTEDPTEKFESEPATIGHRFTNPWILDDTQMSYPACASFSACTPAMLSGPDVICDREQIWSYTAVKDPNCHTSLVWQIDPAYVDIMATAADNISLKFKKAGKTNVKVQVDAGCGMLPASVIVDIPIAASTLELGPDLELCKDAVLQLDAGTTFNTYRWSNGSITHNTTVNKPGTYSLTVTDKCNHSATDAVVVKDGNDYPFSLGADIAKCAENRITRAIPAGFTNYTWNNDYKLDIDGNNAGFYTDRDATYILQAERSNGCVFKDTLAITIKPPMDMGLASELSICDKDEQQVSIAGTFSNITWNNGSSGNDITLTAAGTYIAGGTGPNGCLTADTLLLHVNPLPEVTLPQEQYICEGTLHVLDAGTDGTSYTWSTGETTRKIIVKTTGEWTVNVTNQYGCNTSATAWFREYSKPPSGFLVADTTLCTWGEITIPVRKPYVAYRWSDGSTANHYTTGLPGLYALEVTDALGCTGKEYVRVTAKSCGWGIYVPNAFTPNNDGQNDVLRPRVFGNVSRYQFSVFDRWGNLVYQSNSINQGWNGKNKNLDAPAGTYVWMCIYQMQNEPEQVSKGTAVLLR; from the coding sequence ATGAAGCATCTTAACCTCTATACGCTATTAGCCCTTCTGATTATTTGCATCAGTCCATGGTATGCAAGTGCACAGTGCTACAACAACTTTGAAGAAACGATTTATATTCCAGGATATGCTGCCAGCGGCAGCAGTATCATCTATACCAATGACGGACAATACCTGATTGCAGGGAAAATTGCATCAAAGAATCTTAGTGATACGACCGGCATGCTCCTGCAAGCAGACAATACAGGCAATGTACTGTGGTGCCGGGCGATCTCCACTACCACTACCAGTGGCCTGAATATGCTTATTCCAACGCCGGATAATGGTTATTGTGCCCTGGGCACCATTACTATCAATGGTATTCCCTCCTGCTGGATATTGAAGTTTAACGCGATGTTAGATATACAATGGCAGCAATCAATTACAGTAGATAATCGTCCGATAACACCCAAAAGCATCATTACGATGGAGAATGGCGGCTATGCTTTGGTGGGCATTGCCAATGACAGCACCGCAAAGTCGGATGGTGTTTTACTGGTATTAAGTAGCACCGGAGATGTTTTGGCATCGCAAATTTATGATGGCGGAGCAGCAGATGGCTTCACCAGCATACTTGAATATAACGGGCAGTTACTGATAACAGGATATACCGGCAATACACAGCGAGATGCCATCCTGATGAAAGTGGACATTAACAACGGCTGGAATAACCATACCACCAAATATGCTCCGGTAGCCGGTTCAGATGCAGAAGGAATTAGCTTATACGCCATCCCGGGAGGATATAGCTGGAGTATTAAATCAGAACCCACACCACCCACTTCTGCTGATGTTTTATTGTACAATATTAAATCCACCGTTGGAAATAATGATGCAGTAACACTGACACAAGCCTTTAATATCAGCGGCTCAGGGGTTTACCACTGTAAAGTATTACCACGGCAAAGTGAAGCCGGAATTGCATTCCTGACGAATGGCCCCTCCTATGCTACCTGGATGTCTTTATCCGCGGCCGACTTCACCGGCCGCCACCAATGGAGCCGGCACTATACCTATGCCCGGGGCGAGTTTTCAGATTTTGTAACCACCGGCCAGCATGGATACGCGGTTACCGGCTATGCTACCGCCTTTGAAAATGGCGTGGCCCTCATGAGAACAGATAACATGGGCCGAACCGGCTCCTGCGCAGGCCCCACCAACGGCAGCGGCGGCGGCGGATCTTCACAGCTGGCGGGTAATTCCTGGACATGGAATAAAACAGTGGTACCGGTATGCAACATAAACAGTGTAATTGCGGCTTATACAGACAAACCCACACATATAGAACTGGCATGTAAATACCAGGATTGCATGCCTGCGCCCCCCACTGATAACGGAAATGCATGTGCTACATCTTTTACAACCATTTTGAAAGATGAAAATTATACAACAGAAATCTATGACGCCAACAGAACTGCGGATGGTGATATCGTTACCATTGGCACCAGATATTCCGGCTTCAGCGGCGGACCAACTATCACCAAACTAAAGCCCGGCGGCAATCTGCGATGGGCTAAACAGTTAAAAAATACCCGGTTCGGTGAAGATTTCTCAGGCCGCTATCAACAGGTGATTAATACCAGCGATCAACATTTCCTGGTAGGTGGCGTAGAATACGTTGGATATAACCATGGCGTGTCAGACTCGGCTGTACTCATGAAAATGGACTACGACGGTAACCTCATCTGGTCCAAAAGAATGGCTACCTGGTATGCAGATGACCTGAAATACCTGTTTGAAGCCGAGAATGGCGATTATATCACCTGTCACAATCAGGATTATGGACATGGTGGCTGCGACAATGCAGTCATGAGGCTGGATAAAAATGGTAACATGATCTGGCAACAGAAAATTACCGGTTGGTCTGCCTCCAACAGGCATATCAGGGCTATGCTGTATGAACAGGGAAGCATCTACCTGCTATTTGACAACTATATCCAAAATCTTATTCAAAGTCTGGCTGTAATGAAACTGGATGCTGCCACAGGAAAACTCTTGTGGACAAAGACCATAACCGACGCGAATAATGGCTTCACTCCAATGGGCATGGTATTGATCAATGATGTACTGTATATAGGTATCGGATTATCTATCGGCAACGACTATTTTGACCGAAGTATGGTTCCTGTGGTCGCTAAATTAAAGGGCGCTACCGGTGAGCAATTGCCAGGATTCAAACTGAATAATACCAGAATGTGGAAAAATCGCAATGTTGAACCATTCATCGATTACACCAATGTAACCTTTACCAAAAGCGCCGACAATCAGCTGGTTTTTGCCAGGGAAAGTGTGGCGAAATCCGGTGTTGGCTATAACCTGATGATACATAAGATCGGAACAGATGGAACGGTAACCTGGTCAAGAGATTACACACAGCTAAACAATCACCAGATCAACTCCCTTCGTGCGGATAATGCAGGATTTATTATTTCCGGTTTTAGTTACGGAACGGATATCATCAAAGAGGCAGCCAATGAAGGATTTGTGTTGCGTGTCAACAGCGCCGGAGAAATCGAAAACAGTAGTGGCAACTGCCTTAGCCAGGCTAATGTAGCTGGTCCAGGCGGGATTACCACCAGTCCCAATACTTTTACAGAAGATCCCACGGAAAAATTCGAATCAGAACCTGCTACCATCGGGCATCGGTTTACCAACCCATGGATACTGGACGATACACAGATGTCCTACCCTGCCTGTGCCAGTTTCTCTGCGTGCACGCCGGCAATGCTCAGTGGCCCGGATGTTATCTGTGACCGGGAACAGATCTGGTCTTACACCGCTGTGAAAGATCCCAATTGTCATACTTCGCTGGTCTGGCAGATCGACCCGGCCTATGTAGATATAATGGCGACAGCCGCGGATAACATCTCCCTGAAATTTAAAAAAGCAGGAAAGACAAATGTTAAAGTACAGGTAGATGCCGGCTGCGGTATGCTCCCTGCCAGCGTCATTGTAGACATTCCCATAGCTGCGTCTACGCTTGAACTTGGCCCGGACCTGGAGCTTTGCAAAGATGCTGTTTTACAACTGGATGCAGGTACTACCTTCAATACCTATCGCTGGAGTAATGGCAGCATAACGCACAATACTACTGTTAATAAACCTGGCACCTACTCACTAACGGTAACGGATAAATGTAATCATAGTGCTACAGATGCCGTAGTGGTGAAAGATGGAAATGATTATCCTTTCAGTCTGGGTGCCGACATAGCCAAATGTGCAGAAAACCGCATTACCAGGGCCATCCCGGCAGGCTTCACCAATTATACCTGGAATAATGATTACAAGCTGGACATTGATGGCAATAATGCCGGTTTTTACACCGACAGGGACGCCACCTACATCCTGCAGGCAGAAAGATCCAACGGCTGCGTGTTTAAGGATACACTGGCGATAACCATAAAGCCTCCGATGGATATGGGATTGGCAAGCGAGCTATCGATTTGTGACAAGGATGAGCAGCAGGTAAGCATTGCTGGCACCTTCAGTAATATCACCTGGAATAATGGCAGCAGCGGCAATGATATTACCCTGACAGCTGCAGGGACCTATATTGCCGGCGGAACTGGCCCTAATGGATGTCTCACCGCTGATACCCTGCTGCTGCATGTCAACCCGCTGCCGGAGGTAACGTTGCCGCAGGAGCAATACATCTGCGAAGGAACCCTTCATGTACTGGATGCAGGCACCGATGGGACTTCCTATACCTGGAGTACGGGAGAAACTACCAGGAAGATCATTGTTAAGACTACTGGTGAATGGACGGTAAACGTCACGAATCAATACGGCTGCAACACCAGTGCTACCGCATGGTTCAGGGAATATAGCAAGCCTCCTTCCGGGTTCCTCGTGGCTGATACAACCCTATGCACATGGGGAGAAATCACTATTCCGGTGAGGAAACCGTATGTTGCCTACAGGTGGAGTGATGGCAGCACCGCCAATCATTACACCACCGGCCTTCCTGGCTTATATGCGCTGGAAGTCACCGATGCACTCGGATGTACAGGAAAAGAGTATGTTCGGGTAACGGCAAAAAGCTGTGGCTGGGGTATTTACGTACCAAATGCATTTACGCCGAATAATGACGGGCAGAACGATGTATTGCGGCCAAGGGTATTCGGCAACGTGAGCCGTTATCAGTTTTCTGTTTTTGACAGATGGGGAAACCTTGTATATCAGTCGAACAGCATCAACCAGGGCTGGAACGGAAAGAATAAAAACCTCGATGCGCCGGCAGGGACGTATGTCTGGATGTGTATATACCAGATGCAGAACGAACCGGAGCAGGTTTCAAAAGGAACTGCTGTCTTATTAAGATAA